A stretch of the Opisthocomus hoazin isolate bOpiHoa1 chromosome 2, bOpiHoa1.hap1, whole genome shotgun sequence genome encodes the following:
- the HLX gene encoding LOW QUALITY PROTEIN: H2.0-like homeobox protein (The sequence of the model RefSeq protein was modified relative to this genomic sequence to represent the inferred CDS: inserted 1 base in 1 codon) has product MYTAGLAPFYASNFSLWSAAYCSASGPATGGCFPLDAKKPSFCIADILHGGAEAAGGPTDNLPAGPGTGMPPALGTVHHGGPFHPAASPLRPTPVVAPDAPXPPPAAAAFPLSAAFHSHPHRPTQHRSPVAAAAAAGGGGGGVPAPARLPGGHTHGSAPAPASKDLKFGIDRILSAEFDPKVKEGNTLRDLTSLLTASRQTGVHLPGLQPAAGQFFASLDPINEASAILGPLNTNPRSSVQHQFQDTFPGPYAVLTKDTLPQTYKRKRSWSRAVFSNLQRKGLEKRFEIQKYVTKPDRKQLAAMLGLTDAQVKVWFQNRRMKWRHSKEAQAQKDKEPPPEPEPEPEPGAHRPGAPPAAEPERSPSRSEGDSDGSDADSLDVAPGRAERTEGAERSLPAAGTGKSSGSTGLPSPPPAASPEPRSGL; this is encoded by the exons ATGTACACGGCCGGGCTGGCTCCTTTCTACGCCTCCAACTTCAGCTTGTGGTCAGCGGCGTATTGCTCCGCTTCGGGACCGGCCACCGGCGGCTGCTTCCCGCTGGACGCCAAGAAGCCGTCCTTCTGCATCGCCGACATCCTCCACGGCGGCGCCGAGGCGGCGGGAGGACCCACCGACAACCTCCCCGCCGGTCCCGGCACCGGGATGCCGCCGGCTTTGGGAACCGTCCATCACGGGGGTCCCTTCCACCCCGCCGCCTCGCCGCTCCGGCCCACTCCCGTCGTGGCCCcggacgccc cccccccccccgccgccgccgccttcccgcTCTCCGCCGCCTTCCACTCCCACCCCCACCGCCCCACGCAGCACCGGTCgcccgtggcggcggcggcggcggcgggggggggcggcgggggggtcccggcccccgcccgTCTGCCGGGTGGCCACACGCACGGCTCGGCGCCGGCTCCCGCCAGCAAGGACCTGAAATTCGGCATCGACCGCATTTTGTCGGCGGAGTTCGACCCCAAAGTCAAGGAAGGCAACACGCTGAGAG ATCTGACCTCCTTATTAACTGCCAGCCGCCAAACCGGGGTTCATCTCCCCGGCTTGCAGCCTGCCGCCGGCCAGTTCTTCGCGTCTCTAGACCCCATTAACGAGGCTTCTGCCATTCTGGGTCCCTTAAACACAAACCCAAGGAGCTCAGTGCAGCACCAGTTTCAAGACACTTTTCCAG GCCCGTACGCAGTTTTAACCAAGGACACGCTGCCCCAGACGTACAAGAGGAAACGCTCCTGGTCCAGGGCTGTTTTTTCCAACCTGCAGAGGAAAGGTTTAGAAAAACGGTTCGAAATCCAGAAATATGTCACCAAACCGGACAGAAAGCAACTGGCGGCGATGCTGGGGCTGACAGATGCTCAG GTGAAGGTCTGGTTCCAGAACCGGCGGATGAAATGGCGGCACTCCAAGGAGGCTCAGGCCCAGAAGGACAAGGAGCCGCCGCCCGAGCccgagccggagccggagccgggcgccCACCGACCCGGCGCAccgcccgccgccgagcccgAGCGCAGCCCCAGCCGCTCCGAGGGCGACAGCGACGGCAGCGACGCCGACTCTCTCGACGTGGCCCCCGGCCGGGCGGAACGGACTGAGGGCGCCGAGCGGAGCCTGCCCGCCGCCGGGACGGGCAAGTCCTCCGGCAGCACCGGCCTCCCCTCGCCGCCAcccgccgccagccccgagcCGCGGAGCGGGCTATag